From the genome of Macadamia integrifolia cultivar HAES 741 unplaced genomic scaffold, SCU_Mint_v3 scaffold3242, whole genome shotgun sequence:
ACTAAAAAGGCTCCAGGGGCCGTTAGGTTGGAACGGCACAAAATACCTACCAAAGCATCCAGAGACCAAGGAATAACCACATAGCTTAAAGTGgataaatagattttttttttttttttttggatcgaAGTAATTGATTAGAGTGTGacacatgaaatcactgttaCAAAGATCGACCAGCAATGGAATGAAAGTAGATAAGCTTGTCACACACTCCAAACGACAATGCCTTCGGAGTCAAGGTATCAGCTAGAAAGCCAAAGATAATCCAAAAGAAGTGCTCAAAGGAAGCACAAACAAGAAAATTCTACTTAGGAAATCTATCAACAGAATTGTGAGAGGCTCAGgactctctttatatatatatatatatatatatatttgggtgtTAGGAATCAGTACATATTATTTcgtggaaaatttctcattgttttCGCGAGGCAAATGTGGTTGCAGATTTTTTGGCAGGGAAGGCTTCAAAATCAGGAATCACAGAAACCTCTGTGACATTCCCAAGTCATATTATGATGGAGattgaaaatgatgcaatggaCAGGCATAGATTCAGATTCTGCTAGGGTGTttcttgctttctctgctgatggccatgccgaaggtggagagagCAAGTTTCTCTAGAGGTCTCGGCtgtgtttcctttctttttctgttggtgtattttccccttttttttttttttttttaataatagcatcttttaacaaaaaaaaaaaaggaatcagtACATattattatagaaaaataaataaataaaaagaatatacaaactCTCTTTACAACTTTTCAGCTTTATTGACTAACCCGTCGCTAGGAGATATGAACTATGTGGATGTGGTGCCCTCTTTTCGTTTCCCATCGGCTGGGGTGTAGATGCCACCACACACCGACAACCTTGATCTGtttgatctttttttctttctggggTCTAAGTCTACGTATTCACGTAAGATAACGGAGAAGGATCCAGAACAGGTCCTTTGCCTTTCCCCCGATGTGCTCTTTCCACCTCCCTTCCACCATAAAGTTTTTTATATTCATCCGTCCCTCCTCTATATAAACTATCCTTCATAAGTAATGTAGGAAAACTAGATCTTAGTGGTCTCTCTGTCCTTCTCCCATCCCACCAACTAAAGGCCTTGTGAACTACTTCTCCCTTCCCCAAGGAGATAAAGAGTTGTTGTTGTGTCAGGAAATGGATCCTCAAGTCTACAAGGCTGCAAAGCTTGGCAACATTACACTTCTCCAACAaatagtgattgaagattctagCCGACTGCTAAGAGTAACTCCAAATGAGAACACAACCCTTCACGTCTCTGTGAGGTTCGGTCACACAGAGTTTGTGAAGGAAGTGTACTCTACTCTTCTCCgacaaaattcaaatttagaaGGCAACACAGAGTACAACAGAAGCCTATCTCTTCTCACACAGGTGGACTAAGAAGGTGATACTGCCCTTCATGTAGCGGCCAAAGAAGGCCACGCTTCCATAGCTAAATTTCTAATTGAAAAGATTAAGCTTTGGCCTTTTGACCATGATGTCGAAAGTGGAAATAGTTCAATTGTTCTTGAGAAAATAAGGACGATAAACTAGAGCTTTTCACATAGCCTTGCACGAAGCTGTGAGTAGAAATGACCTTAAGATGGTAAAGTTGCTAACTGAGACTGATCCTAAGTTACAGAATCCCAACTATGATGTTGATCACGAGGAAGGACTTGGGGAGTCTCCACTCTACTTGGCTGCCGGTAACGGACGCTTGGATATTCTCAACCAAATCTTTCTCATTTGTCCATCTCCAGCTCATGGTGGACCACATGGTTGGACAGCTTTACATGTGGCCGTCGTTGAGAGGAGGCTTAGTGTCGTGAAAATACTATTAGAGAAGATGGGTGGACTTGTGGATAAAGCGAACAAGAATGAAAGGACCGCTCTCCACTATGCAATATCCGACGGTGCCTTCCAAATAACACAACAGTTGCTAAGAGGATGTAAGCCTTCTGGTGACCTCAAGATAGTAAAGCAGTTGGTAAGTCATGATACTTCCAGTGCGTATAAATTGGATAAAGATGGTCTCTCACCATTTCACATAGCTGCTCTTGAATCAAGCATTCTGGTATTTCGAGAACTCATCAAATGCTGTCCAGATTCTGGGGAGTTGCTGGACAAAAAGCATCGTAATGTTCTTCACTTTGCTGTGATGAGTGAGGATTTCAAGAAAATCAGGTTTGCCCTAAAGCAACAAGAGCTTGAGGAACTTGTAAACAAggcagatgatgatggaaacaccCCATTCCACCTCGCAGCCACACTAGGCAATTTCGAGCTTGTGAAACATTTTCTTTCAAATAGAAGAGTAGACGTAAAAGCGATCAACAACAAGGGTCAGACAgctattgaaaattttcaatctaTTCAGGAAAGAAACACAGCTTTGATATCGGTGAGGTTTTCATTATTTCTTCTATCTACTTTGTCTTTTTCCACTCCCAAAAATGCTAAGCTCACATATTATTATGTGGGAGTCCAGATCAAGTCTtggtatgagaaccattcttgtacaCTACTTGATCTCTCATTTTTACGATAGGATTTCACATTGAGTGAATTCCATATGTACAAGAATAGTTCTTGTTCCAAGCAAAGGAGAGAAATACATGCCTATTCCCACAATGGGTCCTACCTTTCTGATAGACTCCTCCATTACTAACTAATCCTTTCCTACCTTTTACAAACCGATCCAAAACctacaaagaaagaagaaaacaccGATCCCACACCTCCTCTTATCGTAGCCCCTATCTCTTGGTAGGCCGAGCGAACCTGTCATTTCACTTTCCCTAACCATTCCAAGACCTGATCCAAGCTCATTATGTGAACCAGCTGGCATGTGTTACGCAAGCCAATTAATCATGACCTCCCTCTACCCTAATATTGATTCTCatctttagaaaaaataaaataaaataaattctcaTCAATTATTGGTATCTATTATTGCTAAGAAAACTTGTATATTGAATCCCAATTAATtgatcaccaaaaaaaaaaaaaaaccttaaaaataataatcaataaataattcaattgaCATGCAGAAAGTCAATAATCCTatagaattatttatttatttttttctaccaACTGATTAATTACTCCTATTAATCAAAATTCCATATTCTTGTTGCAGTTATACCAATTATTGAGGGTTCGTTTTTCTTGACCAAGAGATGCAATAAATGTAAGAGGAGAAAATAAATGGATGATAGGAGGAGAAGCAAATAAAGAGCAAATATGCAGTAACCCCCAGCAGAATAAGGTTACAAAAAGTcaaaaagaaatgagaaaaaccCTCCAAATAGTAGCCTCTCTTATTACCACCGTAGCATTCACAGCAGTTTTTCAAGTCCCTGGTGGCTACAATAGCAACAATGGAAATCCTATATTGAAGGACAATGAACACTTCAAAAAATTTATACTGTTCGATTCTACCGCTTTGGGTTTTTCGCTTCTTACTTTGATGGTCATGTTCTTAGCCCCAATTGCTGGTGACTATTTCTATTCTTCATTTTTAAAATCGGGTACAATGCTTATATGCTTAGCAATTGTCTTCACTTCAGTAGCGTTCCACCAGGGCATGACCTCAGTATTATCAAGTTTTGAATTCGTTGGCCAATCCACTACCTTTTATATTACTACTCCATTATTGTATAGCATATTTCTTGCAGATATTATTGCTACTTTATTCCTTCTCAGGCGTTTACGAAACAGGTCCTTAAAAAGATTGATTCTTTTAATGTTTTGTAGTTTGATTAAATATCTGGCTGGCCTGTGAGGTCATATTCTCCTTATCAAAGGAAGAATTAAGAAAATGTAGTGTTGTAGttttatctgtttttttttcttatgttggTAGTATTTGAAGTGAGTACTACTTTAATTATTGTGTTGTTGTGAATCTTCTGTATATTTTAGTGAAATTACTCTACTTAATTTggttatttaattaataaaggTTTTTTCCATTACTCTATTTCAGATTCTGCTAGGGCGTATTTtgctctctctgctgatggtcatgttgaaggtggagtttgcaagttAGCAGTCTcggctttgtttttttttttttttttttttttttgattttgatgtatctcttttttccttctaataaaattatattttaggaaaaaaaaaaaaggttttttccATTATGTACAATTGTtattcaccactgaactcggaCCAGATTGGAAGCGTCATAGTCAGTCTATCAAGTGGTAAATGGTTCTAAAAGCGAGTCATAGAAGCAAATGGTAAATggaccatggttctaaaactcggatcATATCCATCAGTATTGGATGAATTGGATCGATATCGGTCTTGATCAATTTGATCATATCGATTTAATAATAAAGCATAAAGGTGAAATGgtattaaaaatgatttttattgacAGATAACGATAAATATGTACAATATAATACAATCCAGGATGATTCAGATCAGTATCAACTTTGATCAATCCCCAAGATCGATCGCAAGTTCTAAAACCTTGCTCAGGACTCATGTCTATGTAGTGTTTCTGGCGAGCATGACTTCTCGCTACTGTTGGGAAGCAACAATAAGTGGAGAGGAGAAGCGTGGGCCCAAGGACATCGGAGCTAGAGTTGGAGGAAGTTAGGAAGCCAAGAAGTATGGTGTGATTTGATGAGGGAAATGAAAAATGGTCGTAAATTTTTGTTCTTAGTGCTTTTAAGCAACTGACACATTAATTTACAAGGGTACAAATGTATGACAAGGGTACAAATGTATAAGAGCATTTGTAGAGGCATCTATAATGAGGGCAGAATGGTCATTTCGCTGACCTTGTATCTGGGCACAGAAGCGCATGACTGGATagcattttctctctctttcacgtATCTtaggtatctttttttttcccctaaaagtaagaaagtgagttttatttaaaaaaaaaaaatgaggaattaCAAAGAGATCATACCCTTGGGTAGGAACTCCACTTTCGGCATTGCAGAATCTGTACTTAAACCATAAAAACATTACATGAATCGATATCTGGGCCTCTTTTGAATGTCCAGCTTACATCTAGAAGCACAAAAGTAGAAGCATTAACCCAAATCATTTatctttaaaacaaaaaaaaaattgcttacATGTGATGATCATGATCAAAAGAGGAGCTCTTAACTTTGTAATATTCATGAAGCTATAGCATTACAAGAACATTTGTCTTTCTACTATTTATGTCATCATCTACACTGCATCCTTTCATAATACAGCATACCATTGAAGATTGAATTAAGGGGCACCACTCATTTGTGATGTTCAATGGACTCGGTCGTTCCACTACCAAAGCTGTAATAAACAGAAGGATGAAGGCTGTAATCTTCAATACTTAAATAAACAGAaggaaataattgaaattttcagcTTTTGTGTCCATCTCAGGGGGAAAATGATTTAGGGGACTTCCAACCTCAACAATCCTTTCCAACATTTGAATCACTCCATCTATATATGGCCTGTTGGAAGGTATGTGCTAAATGTAccacaaaccaaccaaacaaATTCTCTCCACAACATCACCATATTTCCTTGGTTTTCATctcttccttcatcatcaatcaaAATTGTGGCATTATTGTCCACTCTTCTAATGGGTAAAGGAGGCTCACCATTCTTGACCTTGTTAAATGCCCATAAAGGAAAATAAACTTGGCTTGATTCATCATTTTCCCCTAAATCATACTTCTTTCTGCCACCAACCATCTCTAGGAGTAGCATCCCATAACTAAACCATCTAAGCTTCTTCCATAATCCTACATGTAGGATCCTACTTCTACAGTCTTGGCTATGATCCTTATCATCATCCTAGCTGTCTCTAAGGCCATAGCATACATTTGTTTATAGCTTGATGATGATACAATAGATGAAAATCAGGAATACACTTGAGAGGAGAGGATGCGGAGACCATTGGGTCCCGCGGGGTTTCTTAATGACCAATGTAGCTTTCTCAAGTTGTAAGAGGGTGAATTGGTAAAGAGAAGTCGCCACCTAGGTCAGGGTTTAGGACCCATAAAAATGTATCCTGTTTTGAGGGGAGGAAATAACTCTAATGGATAAATTGAAAGTTTGCACCAAATCTCTGGATATGTGTTAGGTTACACTAGGATAGGTGTTGGGCACCCCAGAACGCCTGGTCGAAACCGGTCTTCCTAGACCAAACTCTTGTTGTATATTTGTTATTTGTTATTTATACAGTTATGCacctgaaaattttatataaaaaaaaaaaatccgatcaTGATTATATGCACTAAACATGAttaaaatgttttttattatgtttttaagaAATCAATTATGAAATTACCTAAATGCCCTTAAGAggtaagagaagagaagagcaTATCTATTGTTATCAAATACAGATAGAAAATGAACTAACATGAATATACATCACAATGGATATTCATAAATTTTTATAGAATTTATAGACATCCGAAACCAATTTTCTAATAATACTAACATAAAGCCCAAAGAAATAAATACAGAAAACAACATAAATAACATGAACAATAAGAAATATGCACATGGATCCTAACTACTGATATGCATCATATGTATCATAAAATGAGATTTACATCTTAAACCAAGCTATTTAAAATGTGTGCAGATTGTATGCTTTTGATccaatatttttcaaatctaaatgtTTAAAACTCCTACAATTTGTTTAATGTTTGATTGTATTTTTTATCACCGCATTGGTATTGTGTTTGATTCCTATTTTAACTAACTATTGTCAAGGCCATCTAACATGTCCAACACATCAACCCCTACACTTTGTCTCACCAATCCTTTCCAGCGATGGAGAGGATCTGGAACCAAATTTTTGTGCCATATATACATGAATGGAATGATCTATTACCACAGAATAGTTAGGATGTCAATTAATGAAAAGAAGGCAGTAGGGAAAGACAAAGAAACCTCAAGTTATGTATGATCTACCAATCACCAAGGCAATTTTACCCTGAGGGGGCTCAATTGGCAAAGACCAACACATCAAAATTGAGAGGTCATGAGTTTGATTATCCTAGGGGCttgattatttaaaaaaaaaataaataaatgcatttatttattttctttataccTTTAACTATTAACTAGTATTCTACAACATGcaatcatgccctcaaaatatTGGTGGGCAATGTAGCAAAGTTATGAATTGGGAAAACGAAGGACATGTTATGACAAATCCCTTCTCATTTGACATTTCTCTGTCCTTATTAACCATGTTGGTCCCTTGGTCCTTTGGCCTCCATATACATACCGATCTAGGCCATGGATCACATTCTTGTACTAGAACATTTTCGTACACCTCCCCCATTGTCACATGTATTCCACTCACTCAAGAGACTAGTGCTATTGAGGCATACGAGAACGTGATCCAACCTCACCAAAATATACTCCCTCTTTTCTCCACTTTGGTTTGGCATGCAAGACACCAATTTACACCGATAGTAAATCGATCACTATCCCTTGAAATTAACTTGAATTTGAAGTCTCTTGGTAAAGTTTTCCTATAaagcttgattttttttttcagttgattACTCTAAATTTCCCATCATAAAAAAGCCATGTGTGTGTCTTCTCATATCAAACAATGTTTAACATGTGCTCACACATAAGTATATCAACACACCTAGTGGTTGTATATTCAAGTTGGTGTTCGGTGCTATGGTTGCCCACATTAGAAGGAGAGAACTTTCCAGTTACGATTACTTCGCAACAAGACGAAGATATTGACATGCATCATAAAGGACATTTAAGTGGATTTCATGGACAAGTGTAGAGTTTTTGTTCCTAAGGGAAGGAAATCTACTAGGAACCTATACCTAGCTCAGAAATGGGGTATTCTTCCAATATGGATTGAGAGGGATGTCCATATGGAAACCTAATTCCAGTGATTATTCCTTGGTCTCTGGATGCTTTGGTTGGTCTTCTTGTGCCATTCTGACCGAATGGTCCTTGGAGCTTTCTTAGTCATGGGGACCTTTTCCCCAAAGCTTAGATTGGTTGCCTTTGAGTTACAAATATTGTTCTTCTTTCCTAATAAATTGATATTACAtatcagaaggaaaaaaaaattaaaaaaaccacCACATGGAAGGATGGTTTGGATTTTCTAACCATTGAATGTTTAGGAAATGATGTGAATTGAACATTCAATGTATCTTTTTCTGTGTAAGCATGCCTTCCTTATATATGTCCGTGCTTCCCTCTTGAGTCATTTGGAAGTTCTTTGGATATTGCAAGTTTGGCTCGGAAAGCCCAAGCCCACCTTGATCTCGATGGAACCTAAGTTGGTTTTTCAGCCAACATGGCTAGGCACGATTGAGATTTCTAGACTTGGGCCTGGGTCGATGCCTTTGGTTGAGCCCAAgcttatatatattttctcatgagtgagtgagtgagtggtAGCAACGTTTAAGCATTTACAGCTTACAAAGACCACATTTAATTTCATCCGCTGATCATTTTATAAATAATCTAAGCCATCCATTGCTCTCATGTCTCCATTGGTGACTTATACCTCCATAGCCGGTTTCCAAGGACTTGATCTGGGAAAGGCGAGGGGCAGCTCCAACTCTTGGTGCTCCCCTCATGTTTCTGCAACTCAGTTCCATCCTCCCTATTAAGGAGGAGGGAGTGTGATGGAAGAATAGAGGCTGGGTGGGCTGGTGCACAGTGGATGGGCGGTGAAGCTTAGGGAAGGGGCGAGCAAGGGCTGGATATGGTGAGTGGTGAATAGTAACAACAAGCATGAGATGCTGCGATGGATTTTCAAATGATGGTGTTGATGCAGTGATGGAGTCTATTGCAGCGGTGTGCTTATTGCGTCACTGGTGCGATTGTTATGATTTCAGGTGAATCTATTTTATTTGCAGCGCTGTGTACTTGTTCCCAATTTCCTGTGTGAGATGAAGAATATCACAATCTTGTGACCGTAGTATTGAGCATGAAAAGGGTGCAATCGATCCCTAATTAGTTAAAATAAGGGAATCAGGAAGAGAGATCCATCTCACCAAggaaaaagggaagggaaaagagACCTATCAGCTTCACGGTGAATGGGAATTCAATCACCATATGGCTTTAGATGGCTGCGAGAGGGTATCATGAGGATATTTCAAGAGAAATACTAAAACTTTATAGGGGTTTATGAAACCTAGGAGAACCTtccagtgggtgaagaaatttttttccattcaaaatatatatatatatatatatatatgatagttAGAATTTTTACATCATTTGTCACATGGCAGAGTTGCACCCATCCTTGCTATACACAAATTTTTCATCAAAGTTTTAAATGTGAAAACTTGGTATgacagaggaagaaaagaagatattaCCACTTCCAAGGTCAAATGGAggatatttttatttgagaaaatCTCTTTCACTCGGTGAAGAACTTCTATAATAATTTTTACATCACATCTCATATACAATATAATTCTTTATATTCGTAActaaacaaaattcaaaataataatgagaaaaaaaaattataaaaaacaaCACGATTGTTGTGTCAAGACACTGGAAGTGTGAAATGATCACCCTATCTCGCATAAAGTTAAAAATTTTATTGCTGTTGATACTCCTATGTACATTCATATTAATCTTTACGTTGACGCAGAAGTCATGCCACCTTTTAAAGAATCCTCTCCTAAATAATAAATACTTAACTTATCCATCAGGCCACTTCTCATGCGCATATGCCACGCAAGCCATGCATTTCATGTGTATGTAACAAATTCCTCACTTTAGGtcttgtctctctctttctcctcccatGACTTTGATCACGCACAGACCAACTTAGTAGAGTTTTATACTTTCACATCATCATCAGCCTTGAAGAGTTGTGAGTCTTGTGACACATCATGTGAGGTATCGAGTTTGATGAAAGAGAATACTGGACAACCACAGTCCACAGGTACCTCGTGCATGAAGTAAATGAATAGACACATCTCTTCATGGAGAGATGGGCCCACCACACCCCacttaatggtttggtttttcTCCTCCTCCAGCAGACACGAGGTTTGCATGAAGGTCCAAGTGGAAAAGCCATCATGTGCACGTGCCTATACAGTTCTTCCTCTTCACCACTTGTCcattctgtctctctctctctaaacccgTCTCTGTGTCTTTGGGTGCTTCCCTCCTCTCCTTCTTAGCCCTGGCCAGGGGTGGTGATtcgcttgcttcttgcttccaagtaagtcctctctctctctctctaaaccccGTTTCTGTGTGTGAGAGATTTAGTCTCTCCCCCTTAGTCCTGGCCATGGTTGACGATtgcattgttttcttcttccaagtatctctctctctctctctctctctctctctcacacacacacacacacaactagTTTTTGAATGTCGATCCAGCTTAAATTTGTCTCAGGGAATCTATTAGTTCCTTAGTTCATGAGATTAGCCCATGCATGGTAGAGTAATACAGTTCAACAAGAAACAAGTTTAGTCTCTTTATAACTCTTCTATTTAAGAGAGTAATATTCTATGTACTGCTATCCATgttctattatttatttgggGTAGTGCAATTCCTGCGCGTGTATGAGGGCAATGAGAAAACATCCTAAGAGATGTCATTTTTTGTTCATGTGGTCGATCATTTTGCCACCATATGTCTGGCGCAGAAGATAGAATCCCTCATAGAAacctttattccatttttctaaTGATTCCCCTCTCAATCTAATTCCATTCAAAacattaaaattataaaagggAAAGTGAAATTAAAAGGTGAAAGTCAAATATAAAAATTGAGTGTTTTCTATGGGTAGCGTATACTTTGCCAGCACTCTCGTATGTCTAACTCTCTTTTTCGGACAGATATGTCATCTCAGGGAAAAGAGAGATAAGAGAGATAGAGACACATGGAGGTGCTAGCCTATGCTTCCCCACCGGAACCCCTCCAAGAAGATTGCATTGTTTATTGTAGAGATTGTTGCATGACACCTCTATAGTAtactttttttaaattaaatatttttaagaGAAGATTTTGGGTCAATCTATTTGAAATAAGTTCTGCAAAACTTAGTGACCAGAATTTTCTTCAGTATTTTTTACAAAAATTCCAAACAATACATTTCCCAAACTAATCATTAGCTGTGATACAAGGTCCTGAAATTTAGGAAAACGCATTCCAAGAAAATCCTCTCTGTAATCTCCTTACCCCATTTCTTGAGTATGCTGCCGGTATACCGTTGCTAGCACCCTCTGtgtatatctctctctttcctttttagaaATGACCTACCTGAATGATGACCTATCATGTGCCCCCATTGATGCTATCCGCTAGCTTACCGTACCCCgacagcatacctatccctctcccaagaAAAATAtacctcctcttcttctaccATGACATCAATCTCACTGGCAATAAAGAGAaacctaaataaaaaaataataataatataaccaTTATATCATAAACCATGAAgcaataattaagaaaaaattaatcttTGATCAAGTCAAAATGGTGTATTTGAAAACATGCTTGCTATCAACATCCTATGGAGTTTCAATTAAATAATACCGCTGCTATTGGAAATTAAGGGTGAAGGTGATCCTCAATATTTATTTTGGGTTTATTTCATCATTTCCCCTTGTAAGTAACTATTCCATGAGGAGTAgagggttttcttcaaatgaACGGCCTAGATTCCTAAATCCAATGTAATGGAGTTATCATGATGGAATTGGTATTTGGTAATTGTTGTTAGGGCAGTCAAGAGTCAATGTGTTGCAAGGTTTGAGCCAAATCCGCTTTTAACATCGTATCTGTAGTCAGATCAGGATCGATGGAATCTGATTAGGCCTGATTTCTGAATCCACCATAAATATATTATTAGTCAAATAATAACAAGATTTCTGTTGAATATTGTCTGTTTTTTCACAACAGTCCCTATTATTTCCCTGGCCCTAAACAATAGTCCCATTATTTGATTCTTAATTAATAGGGAATTTTTAAAGCTCTCTTTCTGTGTATTATTATGGGCCCACATTTATGGAaagattttatttgaaataaagCTATGAggatttttttaaaacttcCCCCTTTTATGTGTCATTATGttcccacattttttttttttgggtgagaaagagataattatggagagtggggagggagaaacgtgagaggatgagttatggagagagagagagagagagagagagagagagagatttaaggaggaacaATAGCAAGGATGcccttttctcctccacgtttagagagagagagagagagggagtaaTAGTAAGAATTACTTCCCTCTTTCTCCTGCACGTTTAGAGAgggataattattatttttcttcatctttcattttgaggggttttttggtcatttgaaacTTTTTAACTATAgatatttaaatatatatatatatatatatacatatatatatatatatatagagagagagagagagagagagagagagagagagagagaattattatttttttcatcttccattttaagtggttttttggtcatttgaaaaaaaaatttgatagatattaatggttttttttgtcttttaaaaAATGTATATCAAAGACAAGGAGTACATACTTTTTAATAgcagtatgatagtatgatagtatgagagagagagagagagagagagagagagagagagagtaacagtAAAAGAGGTGGTTAGGTCGCAGGGACAGAGGCTCAATGGCAGCAGGGTGGTAGATGCAAGGGGTGGGTTGGGGTTGCGGAGATGATATAGACTTATgttgaagaagacgaagaagaagaagaagaagaagaagaagaatggaacaAAATTTCGCAACAAATGAAAATTGGCTACTGCCTGGGTTGTAGCTACTAggccaagggaatggaatctcagggTAGAGGTCGATAAATTCACCCTAAGTGAGTATTTTCAAATTTACTCCTAGGATTCCATCCCCTTGCTGTTACCATGGGGTTGCAGCCATGGGCcgtagtgaatttttttttccacttgaaTGAAACTTGACTTGCTATCTTTTAGCCTATTTTTATACATGAATTATTGCATATgaaaaaaatcttattataaCGAAGATTGGTTGGTACAGTTGGCTAGATAGGATCAAAATTCGAGTCCGGATCAAGTACTagtatgagaatcattctttGCATACCGTCGCCAGAAACATCATTTTGATTCTAGGTTGATGCCTCGTAATCTATATACTCCTTAGggcaattattttttatttttttattttttttattattattattatttttttacatcaAATTGATGTATCCTTTGCCTAGTAATGAAGCTTTTCAAAATGCTCCAACGGAAGTTGTCATTCACAATAAAGGTTTGTGCAGCACTACCACTGGATTGCGACCCTAATAATCAAGCTTTTCGAAATGCTCCAACGGAAGTTGTCATTCACAATAAAGGTTTGTGCAGCACTACCA
Proteins encoded in this window:
- the LOC122067932 gene encoding ankyrin-1-like; protein product: MVKLLTETDPKLQNPNYDVDHEEGLGESPLYLAAGNGRLDILNQIFLICPSPAHGGPHGWTALHVAVVERRLSVVKILLEKMGGLVDKANKNERTALHYAISDGAFQITQQLLRGCKPSGDLKIVKQLVSHDTSSAYKLDKDGLSPFHIAALESSILVFRELIKCCPDSGELLDKKHRNVLHFAVMSEDFKKIRFALKQQELEELVNKADDDGNTPFHLAATLGNFELVKHFLSNRRVDVKAINNKGQTAIENFQSIQERNTALISVRFSLFLLSTLSFSTPKNAKLTYYYVGVQIKSWYENHSCTLLDLSFLR